In Treponema denticola, one genomic interval encodes:
- a CDS encoding alpha-amylase/4-alpha-glucanotransferase domain-containing protein gives MEKNNKKKLEICFAVHADYSIIDEFLKEDYTQDYKDIFSNLYSSPSIPFTFALSGRFLDWTQRKNSSFFDVIYEMHKRKQIEILGNAFYEPFISMVPSSDLIGQIEYMTDTLRKHSYKRPRGMYLPYFAWNPNIISNLQKCGMEYCLLDFRFFLKSGLNTFAPVCMEDSGKIIFGIPATFEFENTDLHPAAFYDVLFSYASVNTETSIVIFLSRETAVRFLDKSEGKKSWMEEFETLTLLPDSIISLSNSGQIIKNKKIYQKGFIASNVIFSNQLINSSVKQLLANKPNIYSMYAKMIYVHSLVNQVRGDKARKNNSSLDLWRAESGILFNLDLKYEKYNRELRNNCYRNLLLAEKQTRVPGMFADSLSSLDFDFDGVKEFISQREYLNMYIHSLGGKIFELDVFSAYKNYADICSEETGLFIDHLISKDELEVIKEGDFQSAIAKPVFCENFYQDIRFDRLKFELLMKTEGSFRSFNQSVSLRKQFNFNDQGVQVQYILKNESPFNLSAYFMVEIDISVSPIENKSPIVSVYADDQKYEASQEKNIFSKVSWVQIEESEGKTIFTVESNELAGCIILPIYEKISDAKNPIMGLRNLFYWRVDLNSGFETEKLLFFKVDAKKASKEK, from the coding sequence GTGGAAAAAAATAATAAAAAAAAGCTGGAAATATGTTTTGCTGTTCATGCAGATTACAGTATAATCGATGAGTTTTTAAAAGAGGACTATACTCAAGATTATAAGGATATTTTTTCTAATTTATATTCATCTCCCTCTATTCCGTTTACTTTTGCTTTAAGCGGAAGGTTTTTAGATTGGACACAGCGGAAAAACTCTTCTTTTTTTGATGTTATTTATGAGATGCATAAACGGAAACAAATAGAAATTTTAGGGAATGCTTTTTATGAACCCTTTATTTCGATGGTTCCCTCATCAGATCTGATAGGTCAGATAGAGTATATGACAGATACATTGCGTAAACACTCGTATAAACGGCCCCGAGGGATGTATCTTCCTTACTTTGCATGGAATCCCAATATTATTTCCAATTTACAAAAATGCGGAATGGAGTATTGTCTGCTGGATTTCCGTTTTTTTCTTAAATCCGGTTTGAACACATTTGCTCCCGTATGTATGGAGGACAGCGGTAAAATTATATTCGGTATTCCCGCAACCTTTGAATTTGAGAATACGGATTTGCACCCTGCAGCTTTTTATGATGTTCTTTTTAGTTATGCCAGCGTAAATACGGAAACAAGTATTGTAATATTTTTATCGCGTGAGACGGCTGTCCGATTTTTAGATAAATCTGAAGGTAAAAAATCATGGATGGAAGAATTTGAAACCCTTACTTTGCTGCCTGACTCAATAATTTCTCTTAGTAATTCAGGTCAAATCATTAAAAATAAAAAAATATACCAAAAAGGCTTTATCGCCTCGAATGTTATCTTCTCAAACCAGCTTATAAACAGCTCAGTTAAACAGCTTTTAGCCAACAAACCGAATATTTATTCTATGTATGCAAAGATGATTTATGTGCATAGTCTTGTAAATCAGGTAAGAGGCGATAAGGCTCGTAAAAATAACTCTTCCTTGGATTTGTGGAGGGCGGAGAGCGGTATTCTATTTAATTTGGATTTAAAATATGAAAAGTATAACAGAGAATTAAGAAATAATTGTTACCGCAATCTGCTTCTAGCCGAAAAGCAGACCAGAGTTCCGGGAATGTTTGCCGATTCCTTAAGCAGCTTGGATTTTGATTTTGACGGTGTTAAAGAATTTATATCTCAAAGAGAATACCTTAATATGTATATTCATTCTTTGGGAGGAAAAATATTTGAACTGGATGTCTTTTCCGCTTATAAAAACTATGCAGATATATGCTCGGAAGAAACAGGCTTATTTATAGACCATCTTATATCTAAAGATGAACTTGAGGTAATCAAAGAGGGTGATTTTCAGTCGGCTATTGCGAAGCCTGTTTTTTGCGAAAATTTCTATCAGGATATAAGATTTGATAGACTTAAATTTGAACTTTTAATGAAGACGGAAGGAAGTTTCCGAAGCTTTAATCAATCGGTTTCTTTAAGAAAGCAGTTTAATTTTAATGACCAGGGTGTACAAGTTCAGTATATTTTGAAAAATGAAAGTCCCTTTAATCTTTCGGCATACTTTATGGTAGAAATAGATATATCGGTTAGTCCGATCGAAAATAAGTCCCCGATTGTTTCAGTTTATGCCGATGATCAAAAATATGAAGCTTCTCAAGAAAAAAATATTTTCTCAAAGGTTTCTTGGGTTCAAATAGAGGAGTCTGAAGGAAAGACAATATTTACTGTAGAGTCTAACGAATTGGCTGGCTGTATTATTCTTCCGATATATGAAAAAATTTCAGATGCTAAAAACCCAATAATGGGTTT